The following are from one region of the Eubacterium sp. MSJ-33 genome:
- a CDS encoding sugar transferase: MVQTKERIQNFILFFSDLICTVVSFYVAGYIWLWCYKGFDGAFAMNQMRDNTLTIFVSYILLAIIDTDSDDFTGRGYLLELKSVVKKEIFYACIIAIYELLRRKDELFPRGVYVITFVFAIITIYVTRIVIKRMLINHNKSANAIRMLVITRSDRAERDLALKKDESDWMRRLDAFIIIDQNMVGQNIDGVPVVASAETMMEYIRLGVADEVYIDIDYEKVESLRPLIMELEDMGITVHIRIDLLDTFSDFDVALGTLGGSTVATFAHRLFAYKKLFVKRAADIVGGLVGLCIMLICLPFVAIAIKIDSPGPVFFKQRRVGKGGRYFNIYKFRSMYMDAEDRKKDLKAENEMQGPMFKITNDQRITRVGSFLRKTSIDELPQFINVLKGDMSLVGTRPPTIDEFKQYAGHHRRRLTMKPGITGMWQAYGRNTVTDFEDVVKMDLQYIDNWSLTLDIKILFKTVITVFKEGGR; this comes from the coding sequence ATGGTTCAGACAAAGGAAAGAATACAGAATTTCATATTGTTTTTTTCAGATCTGATATGTACAGTTGTATCTTTCTATGTTGCAGGATATATATGGCTATGGTGTTATAAAGGTTTTGATGGTGCATTTGCCATGAATCAGATGCGGGATAATACACTGACTATATTTGTGTCATATATTCTGCTTGCAATTATAGATACAGATTCAGATGATTTCACGGGACGCGGATATCTGCTCGAACTGAAGTCCGTGGTAAAAAAAGAAATCTTCTATGCGTGTATTATTGCAATCTACGAGCTGCTTCGTAGAAAAGATGAGCTGTTTCCGCGAGGTGTATATGTTATTACCTTTGTATTTGCCATTATCACAATATATGTTACCAGAATTGTGATAAAGAGAATGCTGATTAATCACAACAAAAGTGCAAATGCAATCCGAATGCTGGTCATCACAAGAAGTGACAGGGCAGAGCGAGATTTGGCACTGAAAAAAGACGAGTCTGATTGGATGCGCCGTCTGGATGCATTTATAATTATAGATCAAAATATGGTAGGCCAGAATATAGATGGTGTACCGGTTGTTGCTTCGGCTGAAACGATGATGGAATACATCAGATTGGGTGTCGCAGACGAAGTATATATTGATATTGATTATGAAAAGGTCGAAAGCCTGCGCCCTTTAATCATGGAATTAGAGGATATGGGAATAACCGTACATATCAGAATTGATTTGCTTGACACGTTCTCTGACTTTGACGTAGCTCTTGGTACGTTGGGTGGAAGTACTGTTGCTACATTTGCGCATCGTCTGTTTGCATATAAAAAATTGTTTGTAAAACGTGCAGCAGATATCGTAGGTGGATTGGTTGGCCTTTGCATTATGCTGATTTGCCTGCCATTTGTTGCTATTGCGATAAAGATTGATTCCCCGGGACCGGTATTTTTCAAACAGCGCCGAGTTGGTAAAGGTGGCAGATATTTCAACATTTATAAATTCCGTTCTATGTATATGGATGCAGAAGATCGAAAGAAAGATCTGAAAGCAGAAAATGAAATGCAGGGGCCTATGTTTAAAATCACAAATGATCAGCGTATTACAAGAGTTGGAAGCTTTTTGCGAAAGACGAGTATTGATGAACTGCCACAGTTTATCAATGTGCTGAAAGGAGATATGAGTCTGGTTGGAACCAGGCCTCCAACGATTGATGAATTCAAACAATATGCTGGACATCACAGGAGAAGACTGACCATGAAACCGGGAATAACCGGAATGTGGCAGGCGTATGGAAGAAATACCGTGACAGATTTTGAAGATGTTGTTAAGATGGATTTGCAGTATATAGATAACTGGAGTTTGACTTTAGATATAAAGATTCTTTTTAAAACGGTGATTACAGTTTTTAAAGAGGGCGGAAGATAA
- the rfbG gene encoding CDP-glucose 4,6-dehydratase — protein sequence MLDQTFYRGKKVLVTGHTGFKGTWMCKLLIMMGAEVTGYALPAPTEPSLFELCKVGDGMNSVEGDIRDLDHLMEVFEETQPEIVIHMAAQPIVRESYKNPVYTYETNVMGTVNVLECIRKTPSVRSFVNVTTDKVYLNREWQWGYRENEELNGYDPYSNSKSCSELVTSSYKNSFFGGETGKMEDGREIAITTCRAGNVIGGGDFAKDRIIPDCIRAVAAEKKIIVRNPFSTRPYQHVLEPVVTYLMIAQEQYKDISLAGSYNVGPDDEDCWTTGDLVDLFCKTWNENNTDGTYTAEWINQYDGGPHEANFLKLDCSKIKSVFNWKPTWHMQETMEKIVEWSEEYMHGGDVSACMKKQIEEFIN from the coding sequence TTTAAAGGAACGTGGATGTGTAAGCTGCTTATCATGATGGGGGCAGAAGTGACAGGGTATGCACTGCCCGCACCAACAGAACCAAGCTTATTTGAACTTTGTAAAGTTGGTGATGGGATGAATTCTGTAGAGGGAGATATTCGGGATCTGGATCATCTGATGGAAGTGTTTGAAGAAACGCAGCCGGAGATTGTAATTCATATGGCAGCGCAGCCAATCGTCAGGGAATCTTATAAGAATCCGGTATATACTTATGAGACGAATGTGATGGGAACGGTGAATGTCTTAGAATGTATCAGAAAGACTCCTTCTGTTCGGTCGTTTGTGAATGTAACAACAGACAAGGTGTATTTGAACAGAGAATGGCAGTGGGGATATCGCGAAAATGAAGAATTAAATGGATATGATCCATATTCAAACTCAAAATCCTGTTCGGAATTGGTTACAAGCAGCTATAAAAATTCCTTTTTTGGTGGAGAAACCGGTAAAATGGAAGATGGACGTGAAATCGCCATAACAACCTGCCGGGCAGGAAATGTTATAGGCGGAGGTGATTTTGCAAAGGATAGAATCATACCGGATTGCATTAGAGCGGTAGCTGCTGAGAAAAAAATCATTGTCCGAAATCCATTTTCTACCAGGCCATATCAGCATGTATTGGAACCGGTTGTAACATATCTGATGATTGCGCAGGAACAATATAAAGATATTTCCCTGGCAGGAAGCTACAATGTTGGACCGGATGATGAGGATTGTTGGACAACGGGTGATTTGGTGGACCTGTTCTGTAAAACATGGAATGAAAATAATACAGATGGTACATATACAGCAGAATGGATAAATCAGTATGATGGTGGCCCACATGAGGCTAACTTTTTGAAACTGGATTGCTCAAAGATAAAATCAGTATTTAATTGGAAACCAACCTGGCATATGCAAGAAACTATGGAAAAGATTGTAGAATGGTCGGAAGAATATATGCATGGTGGGGATGTTTCTGCTTGTATGAAGAAGCAAATAGAAGAATTTATAAATTAA